One part of the Salvelinus sp. IW2-2015 linkage group LG28, ASM291031v2, whole genome shotgun sequence genome encodes these proteins:
- the LOC111954548 gene encoding band 4.1-like protein 2 isoform X11: MTTEVGSETEVKKEPEKAEEQPAEPEPPATNQTDEVKAVEAAEQSNESPALATDSAEAKENQEAQPADNATGPEASPPASEKKGISRFLPPWLKKQKSQSAVGPKESQVMPKEEGGVVLVKEEGEKAEQAEAEQTSSTTAAEPQVDEEQVNGEAEPEQKEEVNSEEPAENHSTGSAETQPAKEEKASEKSQKSAAEEEKKETEKGGEEKKDQEENLKPEGGRYFIKSPLKLTKKVKMVMCHVTILDGSQFPCEVEKRAKGQYLFFKVCEALNLLEKDYFGLSYKDNADQTCWLDPTKEIKRQICNTSWQLAFNVKFYPPDPAQLTEDITRYLLCLQLRQDIASGRLPCSFVTHSLLGSYSLQAELGDHDPDEQRLDYISDFQFSPSQTKEMEEKAVELHKTHRGMTPAQADTQFLENAKKLSMYGVDLHHAKDSEGVDIMLGVCANGLLIYKDRLRINRFAWPKILKISYKRSNFYIKIRPGETEQFESTVGFKLPNHRSAKRVWKVCVENHTFFRLMTPEAPTKAKFLTLGSKFRYSGRTQAQTRQASTLIDRPAPYFERTSSKRISRSLDGAPVINVIDAQDSAPTSVGNGREPGLELSSDSSKSIFMFPLSLSSSNSSLPPILDTISELDVLSDISEDDTLSWGQLDGDGDYPSIWDPDFTPQQHADSLAATVHYHHQPLEAFSPPSPLACSSEPQEGSPVQANDVAQSSLGFSLLGMLMGLGLLPFSLLDEDGYLCFPSLPQDCAACLIPSGLQRYLPLSSPSLVPSFMFILALLLSASQSLALAFLLALTLALSLCYLEHKAPVPAHAPVATPCSDTHTDTHTSLLQEELCDQLCDPAA; the protein is encoded by the exons ATGACGACAGAGGTGGGATCTGAAACGGAGGTGAAAAAAGAGCCGGAGAAGGCGGAGGAGCAGCCTGCAGAACCTGAACCACCAGCCACCAACCAGACAGACGAGGTCAAGGCCGTTGAGGCCGCCGAGCAGTCCAACGAAAGCCCCGCTCTGGCCACAGACTCAGCAGAGGCAAAGGAGAACCAGGAGGCCCAGCCTGCCGACAACGCCACAGGACCGGAGGCCTCACCACCAGCTTCAGAGAAGAAAGGCATCTCAAGGTTCCTCCCTCCATGGCTTAAGAAGCAGAAGTCTCAGAGCGCAGTGGGACCAAAAGAGAGCCAGGTGATGCCCAAGGAAGAGGGAGGTGTGGttctggtgaaggaggagggtgaGAAGGCGGAGCAGGCCGAAGCAGAGCAGACATCATCGACGACAGCAGCTGAGCCACAGGTTGACGAAGAGCAAGTGAACGGCGAGGCGGagccagaacagaaagaggaagTGAATTCAGAGGAACCAGCGGAGAATCATTCCACTGGCAGTGCAGAAACTCAG CCGGCTAAGGAGGAGAAAGCATCAGAGAAATCTCAGAAGAGTGCAGcggaggaggagaaaaaagagacagagaaaggaggagaggagaagaaagaccaGGAAGAGAACTTGAAGCCCGAGGGAGGACGTTATTTTATCAAGTCGCCGCTGAAACTGACCAAGAAGGTGAAGATGGTAATGTGTCATGTGACCATTCTGGATGGAAGCCAGTTCCCCTGCGAGGTGGAG AAACGGGCCAAAGGCCAGTACCTGTTTTTCAAAGTGTGTGAAGCCCTGAACCTACTGGAGAAGGACTATTTTGGGTTGAGTTACAAAGACAACGCAGACCAGACG TGCTGGCTGGACCCTACAAAGGAGATCAAACGTCAGATCTGCA ATACCTCCTGGCAGTTAGCGTTCAATGTCAAGTTCTACCCTCCTGATCCAGCCCAGCTGACCGAGGATATTACCAG ATATCTCCTGTGCCTTCAGCTCCGGCAGGACATAGCTTCGGGGCGTCTACCCTGCTCCTTCGTCACCCACTCTCTGCTGGGTTCCTACTCCCTGCAGGCCGAGCTGGGAGACCACGACCCCGATGAGCAACGCCTCGACTACATCAGCGACTTCCAGTTTTCCCCCTCACAGactaaggagatggaggagaaggcgGTGGAGCTCCACAAAACTCACAG GGGGATGACTCCTGCTCAAGCAGATACCCAGTTCTTAGAAAACGCCAAGAAGTTGTCGATGTATGGTGTCGATCTCCACCATGCCAAG GACTCTGAGGGAGTGGACATCATGTTGGGAGTGTGTGCCAATGGCCTGCTGATCTACAAAGACCGACTCCGGATAAACCGCTTTGCCTGGCCAAAAATCCTCAAGATCTCCTACAAACGTAGCAACTTCTATATCAAAATCAGGCCGGGAGAG ACGGAGCAGTTTGAGAGCACCGTGGGCTTCAAGCTGCCCAACCACCGCTCTGCCAAGAGGGTCTGGAAGGTCTGCGTGGAGAATCACACCTTCTTCAG GTTGATGACTCCAGAAGCGCCCACTAAAGCTAAGTTCCTCACACTGGGCTCTAAGTTCCGCTACAGTGGGAGGACCCAGGCCCAAACACGACAGGCCAGCACCCTCATCGACAGGCCGGCACCCTACTTCGAGCGCACCTCCAGCAAGCGCATCTCACGAAGCCTGGATGGAG CTCCAGTGATCAACGTGATCGATGCCCAGGACTCGGCCCCCACCTCTGTGGGGAACGGCAGGGAGCCTGGCCTGGAACTCTCCTCTGACTCCTCcaag TCAATCTTCATGTTCCCCCTGTCCTTATCCTCCTCcaactcatccctccctcccatcctggACACCATCTCTGAGCTAGACGTTCTGTCCGACATCTCGGAGGACGACACCCTGTCCTGGGGCCAGCTAGATGGGGACGGGGACTACCCGAGTATTTGGGATCCTGATTTTACCCCCCAGCAGCATGCAGACAGTTTGGCTGCAACAGTGCACTACCATCACCAGCCTCTAGAggccttttctcctccctcccccctggcCTGTAGCTCAGAGCCCCAGGAAGGGTCACCCGTCCAGGCCAATGATGTGGCTCAGTCCAGTCTGGGCTTCTCCCTGCTGGGGATGTTGATGGGCCTGGGCCTCCTGCCTTTCTCTCTGCTGGATGAGGACGGCTACCTCTGCTTCCCCAGCCTGCCCCAGGACTGTGCTGCCTGCTTGATCCCCTCGGGGCTGCAGCGCTAcctgcccctctcctccccctccctggtGCCCTCATTCATGTTCATCTTGGCTTTGCTGCTGTCTGCCTCCCAGTCCCTGGCTCTGGCCTTTCTCCTGGCCCTGACCCTGGCCCTGTCGCTCTGCTACCTGGAGCATAAGGCACCTGTCCCCGCTCATGCCCCTGTGGCCACACcctgctcagacacacacactgacacacacacttccctgctGCAGGAAGAGCTGTGTGACCAGCTGTGTGACCCCGCTGCCTGA